In Erigeron canadensis isolate Cc75 chromosome 1, C_canadensis_v1, whole genome shotgun sequence, a single window of DNA contains:
- the LOC122585815 gene encoding probable membrane-associated kinase regulator 2, giving the protein MDAFSLLRYWRSNGGSDTTPNANVTTSTTATTTTIVTGVSTQTSDTGSDDNDNDHGPFFDLELSLHNENDKNENDEDSDGSEEDDVEDVNELKFALVSSSSGDSTTDDVNVSVSPSDDLFFKGGFVAVATDDDDSGVQTTSFGGTHSSKPSPRASLLKSATKLRVMMLKLKKMKISENTSTELKQQKDEQSNFIEEVPIVSLFKRHNSTSKTQKKLQNDVVESQIQQHQQQTVSEDISVNAEEKKFSKEAMQRYLRKVKPLYVRVSKRYGEKLKFSGQLAIKQKMSPSSSPATEERKELSTVKEGNLEVSEPPLLSGNGKGLKQGNLPAGLRVVCKHLAKSRSASTAVVAAAPPGMMSSKRRDDSLLQQQDGIQSAILHCKRSFKASRDSDCSSSESAPAYGKCGNDSISDTAAEVRETTVEDEMKKS; this is encoded by the exons ATGGATGCTTTCAGCTTGTTAAGATATTGGAGAAGTAATGGCGGTAGTGACACAACTCCCAATGCTAACGTCACTACttccaccaccgccaccacaacTACTATTGTCACCGGAGTCAGCACTCAAACGTCCGACACCGGTTCCGACGACAATGACAACGATCACGGACCGTTTTTTGACCTGGAGTTGAGCTTACATAACGAGAATgacaaaaatgaaaatgacGAAGATAGCGACGGATCTGAGGAGGATGACGTTGAAGATGTAAATGAGTTGAAGTTTGCGCTTGTGAGTAGCTCTAGCGGTGATAGTACAACTGATGACGTCAACGTTTCTGTTTCTCCTTCTGatgatttgttttttaaaggAGGTTTTGTTGCTGTTGctactgatgatgatgattctggTGTTCAAACGACGTCGTTTGGAGGAACACATTCTTCGAAACCATCGCCTCGTGCTTCCTTGCTGAAATCCGCAACGAAGCTCCGAGTGatgatgttaaaattgaaaaaaatgaaaatatctgAAAATACTAGTACAGAATTGAAGCAACAGAAAGACGAACAAAGTAATTTTATTGAAGAAGTACCCATTGTATCGTTGTTTAAACGACACAACAGTACttccaaaactcaaaaaaagCTACAAAACGACGTCGTTGAATCGCAAATACAACAACACCAACAGCAAACTGTTTCTGAAGATATTTCTGTTAATGCTGAGGagaaaaagttttcaaaagaagCGATGCAGAGATATTTACGGAAAGTTAAGCCGTTATATGTTCGTGTTTCCAAACGGTACGGCGAGAAATTGAAGTTTTCAGGTCAGCTAGCTATTAAGCAGAAGATGTCTCCATCGTCGTCACCGGCGACGGAGGAACGGAAAGAGTTATCGACGGTGAAGGAGGGAAATCTAGAAGTTTCTGAACCGCCGTTGCTGTCTGGTAATGGTAAAGGATTGAAACAAGGTAATTTACCGGCTGGACTGCGAGTTGTTTGTAAGCATTTAGCGAAAAGCCGGTCGGCTTCCACGGCGGTTGTTGCGGCTGCGCCGCCGGGTATGATGTCGTCTAAACGCCGTGATGATTCGTTGCTGCAGCAACAGGATGGAATCCAGAGTGCTATTTTGCACTGTAAGAGGTCATTTAAAGCTTCTAGAG ATTCGGATTGCTCGTCAAGTGAATCGGCGCCGGCATACGGAAAATGTGGGAACGATTCGATTTCCGACACGGCGGCGGAAGTGAGAGAGACAACGGTGGAGGATGAAATGAAGAAAAGTTAA
- the LOC122607927 gene encoding maspardin codes for MKGGFSAPGDYIYFKSQVPLHKIPIGAKQWRYYDFGPKVVPPLICLPGTAGTADVYYKQIMALSMKGYRVISVDIPRVWNSNEWVQAFEKFLDVIDVHHIHLYGTSLGGFLALLFAQHRPRRVKSLVLSNAFLETKYFSAAMPWAPVVSWTPSFLLKRYVLTGIPNGPHEPFIADSVDFVVAQVETLSREDLASRLTLTSDAASVGSLLLSDSLITIIDTNDKCAIPQQLKDEVSERFPGARRAYIKSGGDFPFLSRPDEINLHLKLHLRRVGVEAREDLVPGIPKGGDGGSDSGAGGSGEPKDDREDTDDAPNGEGSNPGESSSNEDQPPLVPESSYCHGRDKQPLGATTKCDRPLPPVCLEAFLEKVVETTIFWHFVLEFLGLYYQFPVNLLTMYINNKNHLKIQLFL; via the exons ATGAAAGGTGGATTTTCAGCCCCTGGTGATTATATCTACTTCAAGTCACAGGTCCCTCTTCACAAGATCCCT ATCGGTGCAAAACAATGGAGGTATTATGATTTTGGTCCCAAAGTAGTGCCTCCACTGATATGTCTTCCTGGCACTGCTGGTACCGCAGATGTCTATTACAAACAAATCATGGCACTCTCGATGAAG GGTTATCGAGTGATTTCTGTTGATATTCCTCGAGTATGGAACAGTAACGAGTGGGTTCAAGCATTTGAGAAGTTTTTGGATGTTATTGACGTCCACCAT aTTCATCTTTATGGCACGTCCCTTGGGGGATTTTTAGCACTACTTTTTGCTCAACATCGACCGCGGAGAGTAAAGTCATTGGTTCTCTCAAATGCTTTTTTGGagacaaaatatttttcagCTGCCATGCCTTGGGCTCCTGT cGTTAGTTGGACCCCTTCTTTTCTGCTGAAACGTTATGTTCTAACAGGAATTCCCAATGGTCCACATGAACCATTTATTGCTGATTCTGTTGACTTCGTTGTTGCTCAG GTTGAGACCCTATCAAGGGAGGATTTGGCTTCAAGGTTGACTTTAACAAGTGATGCTGCATCTGTTGGATCTCTTCTGCTTTCAGATTCTTTGATCACTATTATCGAT ACAAACGACAAATGTGCAATCCCTCAACAACTCAAAGATGAAGTAAGTGAAAGATTTCCTGGTGCAAGAAGAGCATACATTAAAAGTGGGGGCGATTTTCCATTTCTTTCACGCCCTGATGAAATTAATCTCCATCTTAAG TTACACCTGAGACGAGTTGGTGTAGAAGCTCGGGAAGACCTTGTTCCAGGAATCCCGAagggtggtgatggtggcagTGATAGTGGTGCTGGTGGCTCTGGTGAACCAAAAGATGATAGAGAAGATACCGATGATGCTCCAAACGGGGAAGGTTCAAACCCCGGTGAGTCTTCCAGCAATGAGGATCAGCCACCACTTGTTCCAGAAAGTAGCTATTGTCACGGTCGAGACAAGCAGCCTCTGGGCGCCACCACCAAATGTGACAGGCCTCTTCCCCCAGTCTGTCTTGAAGCATTCTTGGAAAAAGTTGTCGAGACCACAATATTCTGGCATTTCGTGCTTGAGTTCTTGGGTCTTTATTACCAGTTTCCTGTTAACTTGTTAACTATGTACATCAACAATAAGAATCATCTCAAGATTCAGTTGTTCTTGTAA
- the LOC122605577 gene encoding uncharacterized protein LOC122605577: MQGGRGRGNPVFGFGDPFADFGGLPSVFGGRDPFDDPFFTRPFGGVFPSGLAGSPFMNMNPFGSSFFGPRSNPFIDGQAPRIHESRPSLPNSSRGPIIEELNSDDEKDQSDAEDSEKENPRPHTRHDMQPYIEHPDDEFEGREQRQTQFGDMFSMMNNMPSRPQAHSVTFQSSTVTYGGSNGAYYTSSSTKRTGSDGLRFEEYKEADSMTGQAAHRLSRGIHDKGHTVTRNLKSDGRVDTMQVLHNINEDELGGFEEAWKGEARKHLPGWTGGVSTHEVIGGPRRGGWALPSPEQTGQDLQNHGSTSGSHLGVRRRPDGGKDGQLPKIRRF, translated from the exons ATGCAGGGTGGGAGAGGAAGAGGCAATCCGGTATTTGGTTTCGGCGATCCTTTTGCTGATTTCGGGGGTTTGCCTAGTGTTTTCGGAGGAAGGGATCCATTTGATGACCCTTTCTTTACACGTCCATTTGGTGGAGTATTCCCGTCTGGACTCGCAGGGAGTCCTTTCATGAATATGAATCCATTCGGGTCAAGCTTCTTTGGTCCAAGATCAAATCCGTTCATAGATGGACAAGCACCTCGAATTCATGAAAGTAGACCTTCCCTGCCAAATAGTTCAAGAGGACCGATTATTGAAGAATTGAACTCTGATGATGAAAAAGATCAGTCTGATGCGGAAGACAGTGAGAAAGAAAATCCTCGGCCTCATACTAGGCATGATATGCAACCTTACATTGAGCATCCCGATGATGAATTTGAAG GTAGAGAGCAAAGGCAGACACAGTTTGGAGATATGTTCAGTATGATGAATAATATGCCCTCACGTCCACAAGCCCACAGCGTCACCTTTCAGAGCTCTACCGTAACATATGGGGGTTCTAATGGAGCATACTATACTTCATCTTCAACCAAAAGGACTGGCAGTGATGGA ttgagatttgaggaataTAAAGAAGCCGATTCAATGACTGGCCAGGCTGCTCATAGGCTTTCAAGGGGAATACATGATAAG GGCCATACTGTTACTAGGAATCTAAAATCAGATGGGCGAGTAGATACAATGCAAGTGCTGCACAACATCAATGAAG ATGAGCTCGGCGGATTTGAAGAGGCTTGGAAAGGAGAAGCTAGAAAGCATCTACCTGGGTGGACTGGTGGAGTTAGTACTCATGAAG TGATAGGAGGGCCGAGAAGAGGTGGTTGGGCACTGCCTTCACCTGAGCAGACAGGACAGGATTTGCAAAACCATGGAAGTACCTCTGGCTCACACTTGGGTGTGAGAAGGCGGCCAGATGGTGGTAAGGACGGTCAGTTACCTAAGATCAGGAGATTCTGA